The Cellulosimicrobium cellulans genome contains the following window.
GACCGACGCCGTCCCTGCGGTCGGCGCCCCGAGGGCGTCCTTGGTCTGCGCCGCGCTCACAGCTGTCCCTCCGTGCCCGTCGCCGTCTCGGCGATCGCGTCGTCGTCCACGAGGTCGAACCACCGGGCGGCGGTCGCGACGTCCTTGTCCCCGCGCCCGGAGAGGTTCACCAGGATCACGTGGTCGGTACGGCCCGCGGCAGCGGCCTCGCGGCCGATCCGCAGCGCGCCGGCGAGCGCGTGTGCCGACTCGATCGCGGGGATGATGCCCTCCGTGCGGCACAGCAGCCGGAACGCCTCCATGGCCTCGGAGTCCGTCACGGGGTGGTAGGTCGCACGACCGAGGTCGTGGAGCCACGAGTGCGCGGGGCCGACGCTCGGGTAGTCCAGCCCCGCGGAGACGGAGTGGCTCGGGAGGGTCTGGCCGTCGTCGTCCTGCAGCAGGTACGAGCGGGCGCCGTGCAGGACGCCCGGGGCGCCCCCGCTGAAGCGGGCCGCGTGCCGCCCGGTCTCCACGCCCTCGCCGCCCGCCTCGAAGCCGTAGAGCTCGACCGCGTCGTCGTCGAGGAACGCGTTGAAAAGGCCGAGCGCGTTGGACCCGCCGCCGACGCACGCCGCGAGCGCGTCCGGCAGCCGACCGATGCGGTCGAGGATCTGCGTGCGCGCCTCCTCGCCGATGACGCGGTGGAACTCGCGCACCATCTCGGGGAACGGGTGCGGGCCGGTCACCGTGCCCAGGAGGTAGTGGGTCGTGTCGACGTTCGCGACCCAGTCGCGCAGCGCCTCGTTGATCGCGTCCTTGAGCGTGCGCTGCCCGATCGTCACGGGGACGACGTCCGCGCCGAGCAGGCGCATGCGGGCCACGTTGAGCGCCTGGCGCCGCGTGTCCTCCTCGCCCATGTACACGACGCACTCGAGGTCGAGCAGGGCCGCGGCCGTCGCCGTCGCGACGCCGTGCTGCCCCGCCCCGGTCTCGGCGATCACGCGCGTCTTGCCCATGCGCTTCACGAGCAGGGCCTGGCCGAGCACGTTGTTGATCTTGTGCGATCCGGTGTGGTTGAGGTCCTCGCGCTTGAGGAAGACGCGCGAGCCGCCGGCGTGCTGCGCGAAGCGCGGCACCTCGGTGAGCGGGCTCGGACGTCCGGTGTACTCGCGCTGGAGACGCGCGAGCTCGTTGACGAACGCCGGGTCGTCGAGCGCCTTGCGGTACTCGGTCTCCAGCTCGTCCAGGGCGGCGATGAGCGCCTCGGGGACGAACCGTCCGCCGAACTCGCCGAAGTAGGGACCCTCCTGGGTCGCGAGGGAGCGCGTCAGGTCGGCGCGCACGGAGTGCTCGGCACTCCGGGAGGTGGTCGAAGGTGTCGAGTCGGGCACGGGGCCGGTCCTCCTGCGTGGTGGGGTGTGCTGGGCCGGGGCGCGGCGCCTGCGGCGTGACGGGCGGTGCCGTCGTGCCTCAGGGCCGCACGGACCACAGCGACGGGTGCGACCCGGCCGCGACGAGGTCCGCGACGGACGAGCGCGGGGCGTCGTCCGTCACGAGCGCCTCGCCGACGAGCACCGCGTGCGCACCGGAACGGGCGTAGTCCATGACGTCGTGGGGGCCGCGCACGCCGGACTCGGCGACGCGGACGACCTCGTCCGGGATGGCGGGCGCGAGGCGCGCGAACGTCGTGCGGTCCACGTCGAGAGTCTTCAGGTCGCGCGAGTTCACGCCGACGACGCGCGCGCCGGCGTCGAGCGCGCGCGAGACCTCGTCCAGCGTGTGCACCTCGACGAGCGCGGTCATGCCGAGCGAGTGGACGCGCTCGACGAGCGACGTGAGGACCGTCTGCTCGAGCGCGGCGACGATGAGGAGGACGATGTCGGCGCCGTGCGCCCGCGCCTCCCACACCTGGTACGGCGTCACCACGAAGTCCTTGCGGAGCACGGGGACGTCGACCCGGGCGCGCACGGCGTCCAGGTCGGCGAGGCTCCCGTTGAACCGCCGCTGCTCCGTGAGCACCGAGATCGCGGCCGCGCCGCCCTTCTCGTACTCCCCCGCGAGCTCGGCCGGGTCGGAGATCGCCGCGAGCGCGCCCTTGCTGGGGCTCGAGCGCTTCACCTCGGCGATGACCGCGACGGCGTCGTCCGCCTTGAGGCGGCTCACGCACTCCAGCGCGCCGGGGACGCGGGACGCACGTTCCTTCAGCTCGTCGAGCGAGGTCGCCGCCTGACGTACCGCGAGATCCTCGCGCACGCCCGCGACGATGTCGTCCAGAACCGTCATCGTCCCACCACTCCCCGTGTCGTCCCGCCCCCCGGCCGGGCCGGTCGGCCATCGTGCACCCACAGGTTCGGGCCGACCCGTTGACAGGGAGGTACCTGCCATCGTAGAGCCGCCCCCGAGTGACGATGACCACGGCCCAGCCCCCGAGACGACCGTCGCGGGGCCGCCCGACCGTCTCAGACCGCCACCGGGCCGAGCCACGGGACGAGGGCGGGCACGTTCCGCAGGACGCCGAAGAGCACGAGGACGCCGAGCGAGACCCACGCGAGCCAGGCCGGGAGGCGGGGGGCCGGGCGCCCGCGCCAGGCCCGGACGAGCCACGTGGCCCACAGCACGACGAGCAGCGGCGCGACGAGGACCCACAGGGGGTTCATGGACCAGGCGGCGGCGAGGTCGAGGTGCACGAGGTCGTGCGTGGCGCGCAGACCGCCGCACCCCGGGCACGCGAGACCGGTCAGCGCGAGCAGGGGGCAGGTGACGTAGTGCCCCGGACGGTTCGGGTCGACGGCACCGACGTAGGCCGTCGCCGCCGCGACGAGCGCGCCGACGACGAGCGGTGCCTGCGCCGCGCGCGGGAGCCGTCGACGTCGGACGGCCTCGGACGTCACGTGCGCACCCGTCAGTACTGGTCCGGGATCGTGCCGACCCAGGCCAAGAAGGCAGGGAAGAAGAGGAGGAGGAAGAGGACACCGACGACCGACAGCCCGATCGCGACCCAACCGAGGATGATCCCCGCCGTCGCCATGCCGTCGTTGTCCGCCTGGCCCTCCGCGACCGCGCGCTTCGCGGCGTTGCCGACGATCACGGCGGGGATGCCCGTGAAGAACCCGCAGCTCAGCACGAACGACGCGATCCCCAGCACCAGCGACCAGATGGCCAGGCTGTTCTTGGGGTAGTACGGCGGCGCCCCGTAGGCGCCGGCCGGGTACTGCTGGCCGGGGTACTGCTGGCCGGGGTACTGCTGGCCGGGGTACTGCTGACCGGGGTACTGCTCGCCGGGGTACTGCTCGCCGGGGTACTGCGCCGCGTACGAGGCGCCCGCCGGGTCACCCCCGGGATGCTGCGGGGAGCCGCCGGGCGCCGACGAGCCGTACGGCGCCTGCGACCCGTCCTGGGGGCCTGCGGGGTCGTACGGGCCGGGTCCCGGCGGCTGCGTCACCGCGCGGCCTGCTTCTGGCCGTAGCCCGCGTTCCGCAGCACGAGCCCGCCGATCAGCGCGACGGCCACGACGCCCATGCCCACCCAGAACAGCCAGACGGCGGCGACGACCACCCCGATCGCGGCCACGAGGGACCCGACCATGATGCCGATCATGGTGAACCACGCGGCGACGGTGTGGCCGTGGTTCGTGGGCGGTGCCGCGGGCGGCAGGTAGGCGATCTCGGTGGTCTGCTGGTTCTCGGCCATGAGGGTCGTGCCTTTCGTCAAGATGTGGTCAGAGCCTATCGGACCGGGCAGGTGCCCGTCCCCCGCACGGCCGCGGCTGACGTCGACGCGAGCGGGCGTCCGCGCTGCTCAGCGGTCCGTGGGGTCCTCGCCGCGGGACAGCGCGTCCCACGCGTCGTGGTCGGTGAGGTCGTCGGGGGCGGTGGTCTCCGTGGCCCGGGACCGGTCCGGCCGCTCCTCGGGCACCGCCGTTCCCGCCGCCGGTGCGGCGGGCGCCGTCGCGCCGGACGCGCGCTCGTGCCGGGTCGAGGCGCCCGCCCACGACCGCGAGCCGACGGCGACCCAGACCACCGCGAGCACCGTGAGGACACCGAGCGCCGCGGCGAGCCAGGGCGCGACGGTCAGCTCGACGGGCGCGGTGAGCTCCGTGACGCCCGTCGCGTCCGCGACGGCCGACCGGGCGCTCGGCTCCGGGTCGAGCGCGACGCCGAGCGCGGAGACGGTCGCGACGACACCGCTCGCCGCGGCGACCGCGAGCACGACCCACCGGCC
Protein-coding sequences here:
- a CDS encoding DUF4190 domain-containing protein, translating into MTQPPGPGPYDPAGPQDGSQAPYGSSAPGGSPQHPGGDPAGASYAAQYPGEQYPGEQYPGQQYPGQQYPGQQYPGQQYPAGAYGAPPYYPKNSLAIWSLVLGIASFVLSCGFFTGIPAVIVGNAAKRAVAEGQADNDGMATAGIILGWVAIGLSVVGVLFLLLFFPAFLAWVGTIPDQY
- the trpC gene encoding indole-3-glycerol phosphate synthase TrpC — translated: MTVLDDIVAGVREDLAVRQAATSLDELKERASRVPGALECVSRLKADDAVAVIAEVKRSSPSKGALAAISDPAELAGEYEKGGAAAISVLTEQRRFNGSLADLDAVRARVDVPVLRKDFVVTPYQVWEARAHGADIVLLIVAALEQTVLTSLVERVHSLGMTALVEVHTLDEVSRALDAGARVVGVNSRDLKTLDVDRTTFARLAPAIPDEVVRVAESGVRGPHDVMDYARSGAHAVLVGEALVTDDAPRSSVADLVAAGSHPSLWSVRP
- a CDS encoding HGxxPAAW family protein codes for the protein MTKGTTLMAENQQTTEIAYLPPAAPPTNHGHTVAAWFTMIGIMVGSLVAAIGVVVAAVWLFWVGMGVVAVALIGGLVLRNAGYGQKQAAR
- a CDS encoding Trp biosynthesis-associated membrane protein, yielding MSRPAGPSRRTAIWVLLLLGGATLAAAVPTWLSTTGATALDPEVEVAVAGTSAAPGVSASALVLVAAALALGLVGRVGRWVVLAVAAASGVVATVSALGVALDPEPSARSAVADATGVTELTAPVELTVAPWLAAALGVLTVLAVVWVAVGSRSWAGASTRHERASGATAPAAPAAGTAVPEERPDRSRATETTAPDDLTDHDAWDALSRGEDPTDR
- a CDS encoding DUF2752 domain-containing protein: MTSEAVRRRRLPRAAQAPLVVGALVAAATAYVGAVDPNRPGHYVTCPLLALTGLACPGCGGLRATHDLVHLDLAAAWSMNPLWVLVAPLLVVLWATWLVRAWRGRPAPRLPAWLAWVSLGVLVLFGVLRNVPALVPWLGPVAV
- the trpB gene encoding tryptophan synthase subunit beta, whose protein sequence is MRADLTRSLATQEGPYFGEFGGRFVPEALIAALDELETEYRKALDDPAFVNELARLQREYTGRPSPLTEVPRFAQHAGGSRVFLKREDLNHTGSHKINNVLGQALLVKRMGKTRVIAETGAGQHGVATATAAALLDLECVVYMGEEDTRRQALNVARMRLLGADVVPVTIGQRTLKDAINEALRDWVANVDTTHYLLGTVTGPHPFPEMVREFHRVIGEEARTQILDRIGRLPDALAACVGGGSNALGLFNAFLDDDAVELYGFEAGGEGVETGRHAARFSGGAPGVLHGARSYLLQDDDGQTLPSHSVSAGLDYPSVGPAHSWLHDLGRATYHPVTDSEAMEAFRLLCRTEGIIPAIESAHALAGALRIGREAAAAGRTDHVILVNLSGRGDKDVATAARWFDLVDDDAIAETATGTEGQL